One stretch of Zingiber officinale cultivar Zhangliang chromosome 6B, Zo_v1.1, whole genome shotgun sequence DNA includes these proteins:
- the LOC121991817 gene encoding caffeoylshikimate esterase-like, producing MAGSEPHLIELVAQPPPPAPVTPMGSAAPPPAAPAPTKYFWGDEPGEEEYYLSQGVQNQQIYFQSPHGRLFTQSFLPVDPATGDLLPVKALVFMTHGYGSDSGWLFQKVAIAYANWGYAVYCADLLGHGRSDGVRCYLGNMEAVAAASLSFFLSVRQESSHLPAFLFGESMGGAATLLMYLRSPDRSTWTGLIFSAPLFVIPDDMKPSRIHLFLYGLLFGLADTWAAMPDNKMVGKAIKDRDRLRVIASNPRRYTGRPRVGTMRELARLCEYFKTQFPDVTAPFLTVHGTDDGVASPEGSKMFYEKTASADKKLILYEGMYHSLIQGEPEENSSRVLADMRTWIDERVERYAAAVNGNSGDEERKR from the coding sequence ATGGCCGGCAGCGAACCGCATCTCATTGAGCTCGTCGCTCAGCCGCCGCCGCCTGCGCCTGTGACGCCGATGGGTTCTGCCGCTCCGCCACCGGCAGCTCCGGCTCCGACCAAGTACTTCTGGGGCGACGAGCCCGGGGAGGAGGAGTATTACTTGTCGCAGGGCGTCCAGAATCAGCAGATCTACTTCCAGAGCCCCCATGGCCGCCTCTTCACCCAGTCCTTCCTCCCCGTCGATCCCGCCACCGGAGATCTCCTTCCTGTCAAGGCCCTCGTCTTCATGACTCATGGATATGGATCCGATTCCGGCTGGCTCTTCCAGAAGGTCGCTATCGCGTATGCCAACTGGGGCTACGCCGTCTACTGCGCCGATCTCCTCGGTCACGGCCGATCCGACGGCGTCCGCTGCTATCTTGGCAACATGGAGGCCGTTGCTGCCGCTTCCCTCTCTTTCTTCCTCTCTGTCAGGCAGGAATCCTCCCATCTGCCGGCGTTCCTTTTCGGGGAGTCCATGGGCGGCGCCGCCACGCTCCTCATGTACTTGCGATCTCCTGATCGGAGCACATGGACTGGGCTTATCTTCTCCGCCCCTCTATTCGTCATCCCTGACGACATGAAGCCCTCCcgcatccacctcttcctctacGGGCTTCTCTTCGGGCTCGCCGACACGTGGGCCGCCATGCCCGACAACAAGATGGTGGGCAAAGCCATCAAAGACCGCGACCGCCTCCGCGTCATCGCCTCCAATCCCCGCCGTTATACCGGACGCCCCCGCGTGGGCACTATGAGGGAGCTCGCCCGTCTCTGCGAGTACTTCAAGACCCAATTCCCCGATGTCACTGCCCCCTTCCTCACCGTCCACGGCACAGACGACGGCGTCGCCTCGCCGGAGGGGTCCAAGATGTTCTACGAGAAGACAGCCAGCGCCGACAAGAAGCTCATCCTCTACGAGGGCATGTACCACTCCCTGATCCAGGGCGAGCCGGAGGAGAACAGCAGTCGGGTCCTGGCCGACATGAGGACTTGGATCGACGAGCGCGTGGAACGGTACGCCGCTGCCGTTAACGGGAACTCCGGCGACGAGGAGAGGAAGCGGTGA